From Topomyia yanbarensis strain Yona2022 chromosome 1, ASM3024719v1, whole genome shotgun sequence, one genomic window encodes:
- the LOC131690636 gene encoding ectopic P granules protein 5 homolog, with translation MLCRGVKKVTIECREAKLVESVSATIVENRSVHEATIKRECKIPDGVVRATVRLDAFLRQLVEVYLELKGSGDFKICDKISKVATTMFYEFVDKMNDYNQLCPVTKAACSLEISQLGFFMKENQNEEGIKLLNIALKRPELVSLITELLVPASCPPQFFLRMYGFIIDSHIKKCDTQVLFVLLSKFDIIAWMNRYRPKLVDVNQLAESILRGLEGWNQPDAVLIQDLLQRHLIHLFEYDFPEHYGDILQISLVASSKKKIMPKVLLELINSMRRMVGCKPLAFGLDLDVLLEEFREFATKQSILSYKDIIDTTVLLTQHFQKERLSHGLHGLYPKHSDYCGVLSLLLGTMGHAAVVAAVHTYPGVLADDLINWLWPSLCDMFSPWLIPYFPQNMKQIANWIQQVVSGSSILPPWSELHTDTAFRMIIMFQHCLQYLMDTFPSSSAVLGHLFYWYELNFAHPVCPRFVVVPIHTHLMNLAWDRFRPAPVHITGFSRILQQFIPESHLFVGHIFIRIAWTPWLQQNIQSWDYQLRYQMLSSLLMIFVKISYEPNARDGLKIVTLLQEACDYPWYLLEYQGIEAVLDWFVLSAEPSVVLKMPSENEAVDSAVLDLLQVVSAMKFNPSNPLESSTLQSQIQTKRILYVRTTVRLLNACGSKYQKLLGTKQGLQAFQNAVLGLLNTIETVLLQIRSVKDREFDAKNLMAEVVVSLQSQGEYSRKFFIEAIILWTENCRTSDSYIIPSILEAIGLCKSFTVNLYYLLEEMIYHHFRMSWRGQTTNEGAPILDASWSKLVHKIGPRTIRGFDQNTLVKNRYLLGLHLLTLQQLQEAPSCGEKVLVLERLFRLIEDLKVSETDETKLILVWSMMVVVGVEIWKNDTDSHKHLLTLARHLQTCSKDSDGWGEGLLGAIGIRKDGVSIRRKVLAKCLSCIVFLLFGEDASEVVEAKEGPPSIGVSNRCREYVQAMGDLKLTLGNKRYADVHVKTRAAINLIENTAMVTHIGQNVFKILRLFCDEHFFHSVEEVWKAL, from the exons ATGCTTTGCAGGGGGGTTAAGAAAGTCACGATCGAGTGTAGGGAAGCGAAGCTGGTCGAAAGTGTGAGTGCAACCATCGTGGAAAATCGTTCCGTTCACGAAGCCACGATCAAGCGAGAGTGTAAAATTCCCGATGGCGTTGTGAGAGCTACCGTGAGGCTCGATGCCTTTCTCAGGCAACTAGTGGAAGTTTATCTGGAATTGAAGGGCAGTGGGGATTTTAAGATATGCGACAAAATCAGCAAGGTGGCGACAACAATGTTTTACGAATTCGTGGATAAAATGAACGATTACAACCAGCTGTGTCCTGTGACGAAGGCGGCCTGTTCGCTGGAAATTTCGCAGCTTGGG TTCTTTATGAAGGAAAATCAAAACGAGGAAGGAATTAAGCTACTTAATATTGCATTGAAGCGACCGGAATTGGTGAGTCTGATCACTGAACTGCTGGTACCGGCCAGCTGTCCGCCACAGTTTTTCCTGCGAATGTACGGTTTCATCATTGATTCGCACATCAAGAAGTGCGATACCCAGGTTCTGTTTGTGCTGCTTTCGAAGTTCGATATCATCGCTTGGATGAACCGGTACCGGCCGAAGCTGGTTGATGTTAATCAGCTAGCGGAATCGATTCTCCGAGGGCTAGAGGGATGGAACCAGCCGGATGCCGTGCTTATTCAAGAT CTCCTTCAGCGCCACCTGATACATCTGTTCGAGTATGACTTTCCGGAGCATTACGGCGACATCTTACAGATAAGTTTGGTTGCTTCTTCGAAGAAAAAGATAATGCCGAAGGTTCTGCTGGAACTGATCAATTCGATGCGACGCATGGTCGGTTGTAAGCCGCTGGCCTTCGGGCTCGATTTGGATGTTTTGTTGGAAGAATTTCGCGAATTTGCTACTAAGCAAAGTATTCTCTCGTACAAGGATATCATTGATACGACCGTTTTGCTGACCCAGCACTTTCAGAAGGAACGACTGAGCCACGGCTTGCACGGGTTGTACCCGAAGCATAGTGATTACTGCGGGGTGTTGTCGTTGCTGTTGGGTACGATGGGACATGCGGCGGTGGTGGCCGCTGTTCACACCTATCCGGGAGTGTTGGCCGATGATC TCATCAACTGGTTATGGCCCTCGCTATGCGACATGTTCTCCCCGTGGCTTATCCCGTACTTCCCGCAAAACATGAAACAGATAGCAAACTGGATACAGCAGGTCGTTAGCGGCAGCTCAATTCTACCCCCGTGGAGCGAACTTCACACCGACACCGCCTTCCGGATGATCATAATGTTCCAGCATTGCCTACAGTACCTGATGGACACATTCCCGTCCAGCAGTGCCGTCCTAGGACACCTCTTCTACTGGTACGAACTGAACTTTGCCCATCCGGTCTGTCCCCGGTTCGTGGTCGTTCCAATTCATACCCATCTGATGAACCTAGCCTGGGATCGGTTTCGACCCGCCCCGGTTCACATAACCGGCTTCAGCCGCATCCTCCAGCAGTTCATCCCGGAGAGTCATCTCTTCGTGGGTCACATCTTCATCCGGATCGCGTGGACACCCTGGCTGCAACAGAACATACAATCCTGGGACTATCAACTCCGCTATCAGATGCTATCATCACTGTTGATGATCTTCGTCAAAATATCCTACGAACCGAACGCTCGGGATGGACTCAAGATTGTCACACTGCTGCAGGAAGCCTGTGACTATCCGTGGTATCTGCTGGAATACCAAGGTATCGAAGCGGTTCTCGATTGGTTCGTCCTGTCGGCGGAACCCTCCGTAGTTCTAAAAATGCCATCGGAAAACGAAGCTGTCGACAGTGCCGTCCTGGATTTGCTTCAGGTCGTCTCGGCTATGAAATTCAATCCAAGCAATCCGCTGGAGTCGTCCACGTTACAGTCACAAATACAAACGAAACGAATTCTGTACGTGAGAACCACGGTTCGACTGTTGAATGCGTGTGGATCCAAGTATCAGAAATTGCTGGGAACGAAACAGGGTCTACAGGCGTTTCAGAATGCTGTGTTGGGACTGTTGAACACGATCGAGACGGTACTGTTACAGATTAGGTCTGTTAAGGATCGCGAGTTTGATGCGAAGAATCTTATGGCCGAAGTGGTTGTATCGTTACAGTCCCAAGGGGAGTACAGTAGGAA aTTTTTCATTGAGGCCATTATCTTGTGGACGGAGAACTGCCGAACCAGTGACAGCTACATCATTCCCTCGATTCTAGAAGCCATCGGCTTGTGTAAAAGTTTCACTGTTAATCTGTACTACTTGTTGGAGGAAATGATCTACCATCACTTCAGAATGTCCTGGCGGGGACAAACAACGAACGAAGGTGCTCCGATTTTGGACGCATCCTGGTCAAAATTAGTGCACAAAATTGGACCCAGAACCATAAGAGGTTTCGATCAGAATACCCTGGTGAAAAATCGGTATTTACTAGGACTGCATCTGTTGACGTTGCAGCAACTGCAAGAGGCACCGAGCTGCGGCGAAAAGGTTTTGGTTCTTGAAAGATTATTTCGATTGATAGAGGACTTAAAAGTGAG TGAAACGGACGAAACCAAGCTGATCCTGGTTTGGAGCATGATGGTTGTGGTTGGCGTAGAGATCTGGAAAAACGACACCGACAGTCATAAGCATCTACTGACCCTTGCACGCCATCTGCAAACTTGCTCCAAGGATTCGGACGGTTGGGGAGAAGGACTACTAGGTGCCATTGGTATCCGCAAGGACGGTGTTAGTATTCGACGGAAGGTACTGGCCAAGTGTCTTTCCTGCATTGTGTTTCTGCTATTCGGAGAAGACGCATCGGAAGTGGTCGAGGCCAAAGAAGGCCCTCCCTCGATTGGTGTCAGCAACCGGTGCCGGGAATACGTACAGGCCATGGGTGACCTGAAGCTGACGCTGGGTAACAAAAGGTATGCCGACGTGCACGTTAAAACACGAGCAGCAATCAATTTGATTGAGAATACCGCTATGGTGACGCACATCGGACAGAATGTGTTCAAGATTTTGCGGTTGTTTTGTGACGAACATTTCTTTCATTCGGTGGAAGAGGTTTGGAAGGCATTGTGA
- the LOC131690651 gene encoding putative lipoyltransferase 2, mitochondrial: MPRLVHILRAGKLDYHKSLRLQKVISSTVLKDSTGPFRNVLILTEHDPVYTVGIRTKDYGPAEEQRLKTLGAQFVRTNRGGLITFHGPGQLVAYPILNLKNFQPSVRWYVCHIEKTIIELCRRYGIRAATTEDTGVWVQDRKICAIGIHASRYVTTHGLALNCNNDLRWFEHIVPCGIPGKGVTSLSVEAGRELGVDSVTSEFLKSLRVTLECDLEEMQESQRDSFLRDIG; this comes from the coding sequence ATGCCCCGGCTGGTGCACATACTGCGGGCCGGTAAACTTGACTATCACAAATCACTACGTCTGCAAAAAGTTATCTCATCGACGGTACTAAAAGACTCAACCGGCCCATTTCGAAACGTACTGATTCTCACGGAGCATGATCCAGTTTACACCGTCGGCATTCGAACCAAAGATTACGGACCGGCGGAAGAGCAGCGTCTAAAAACCCTCGGAGCGCAGTTTGTCCGTACCAATCGTGGAGGGCTGATTACGTTCCATGGTCCAGGTCAGCTAGTGGCTTATCCGATTCTTAATTTAAAAAACTTTCAACCCAGCGTCCGCTGGTACGTTTGTCACATCGAAAAGACGATCATTGAACTCTGTCGGCGGTACGGAATCCGGGCGGCAACAACGGAGGACACCGGTGTGTGGGTACAGGATCGAAAAATATGCGCCATAGGAATTCATGCGAGCAGGTATGTGACGACGCATGGGTTGGCTTTGAATTGTAACAACGATCTGCGCTGGTTCGAGCATATTGTCCCGTGTGGGATTCCAGGGAAGGGAGTTACATCGTTGAGCGTTGAAGCGGGTCGTGAATTGGGTGTGGATAGTGTTACGTCGGAGTTTCTGAAGAGCTTACGCGTTACGCTTGAGTGTGATTTGGAAGAGATGCAGGAATCTCAGCGAGATAGCTTTCTGCGAGATATTGGTTAG